In a single window of the Bufo bufo chromosome 5, aBufBuf1.1, whole genome shotgun sequence genome:
- the LOC121002441 gene encoding cyclin-dependent kinase 5 activator 1-like, with the protein MADNQPKKSRKRRHCCPDLPAKRHLLDPPQSSQRRLVLYTPSSELLRCLGRFLQKRCYKLDLSATLPIGWLRNIDNFLLYNRYQPESFLSSGSVVFLYMLCRDLISPEADSIRQLQVSFLTCYYISHCYIGNELGYPETPFLVGSSRTAFWDRCLSYISIMSSKMMEINDNRQVYSETLAELKAEGR; encoded by the coding sequence ATGGCAGACAATCAACCTAAGAAGTCCAGGAAGAGACGCCACTGCTGCCCTGACTTACCAGCCAAGCGACACCTGCTTGACCCTCCACAGTCATCTCAGAGGCGTCTTGTGCTCTACACCCCATCCAGTGAGCTCCTGAGGTGCCTCGGACGCTTTCTACAAAAAAGATGTTATAAGCTGGATCTTTCTGCTACACTGCCTATAGGATGGCTGAGAAACATTGACAATTTTCTCCTTTATAACCGTTACCAACCCGAAAGTTTCCTAAGCTCAGGTAGCGTTGTATTTCTCTATATGCTATGCAGAGACCTCATCTCCCCTGAGGCAGACAGCATACGACAGCTTCAAGTCTCGTTTCTCACATGTTACTATATCTCCCACTGCTACATCGGCAATGAGCTTGGGTACCCAGAAACACCATTCCTGGTGGGCAGCTCAAGGACAGCCTTTTGGGACAGATGCTTATCATATATCTCAATTATGAGTTCCAAGATGATGGAGATCAATGACAACCGCCAGGTTTATAGCGAGACACTTGCTGAGCTAAAAGCTGAAGGAAGATAA